A window of the Chitinivorax tropicus genome harbors these coding sequences:
- the lpdA gene encoding dihydrolipoyl dehydrogenase: MSNVIELKVPDIGGFSDVAVIEVAVKVGDTIQLDDALITLETDKATMDVPATGTGTVKAVHVAVGDKVSEGSLILTLETTSASQSAAAPAAAPTPASSSTAPQPASHTGAADLSCDVLVLGAGPGGYSAAFRSADLGQKTILVERYATLGGVCLNVGCIPSKALLHNAAVIDEAKHLAANGIVFGEPTIDLDALRAYKQKVVGKLTTGLAGMAKARKVEVVRGIGRFIDPHHLEVELTTGSCQDKTGDKKVIRFEKAIIAAGSRVLKLPFIPEDPRIIDSTGALELKQIPGKMLIIGGGIIGLEMGTVYSTLGARLDVVEMMDGLMQGADRDLVKVWQKVNEHRFDRIMLKTKTVAVEAKTDGIWVTFEGEQAPAEPQRYDMVLVAAGRAPNGKQIGADNAGVAVTDRGFIEVDKQMRTNVPHIFAIGDLVGQPMLAHKAVHEAHVAAENAAGHKAFFDARVIPSVAYTDPEVAWVGLTEEQAKAQGIKVGKSVFPWAASGRAIANGRDEGFTKLIFDEATHRIVGGAIVGTHAGDMLGELCLAIEMGCDPTDIGKTIHPHPTLGESIGMAAEAFEGVCTDLPPQRKR, from the coding sequence ATGAGCAATGTCATCGAACTCAAAGTACCTGATATCGGTGGTTTCAGCGATGTGGCAGTGATCGAGGTCGCCGTCAAGGTTGGCGACACCATCCAGCTCGACGATGCGCTGATCACACTCGAAACCGACAAAGCCACCATGGATGTCCCCGCCACTGGCACCGGAACGGTCAAAGCCGTTCACGTCGCCGTGGGTGACAAAGTCAGCGAAGGGTCATTGATCCTGACGCTGGAAACCACCAGCGCCAGTCAAAGCGCGGCTGCCCCTGCCGCAGCACCCACCCCAGCCTCCTCCAGCACGGCACCACAACCCGCCAGCCATACAGGCGCAGCCGATCTGAGCTGTGATGTGCTGGTGTTGGGAGCAGGTCCTGGCGGGTATTCAGCCGCATTCCGCTCTGCCGACCTAGGACAGAAGACCATTTTGGTCGAGCGCTATGCCACGCTGGGTGGGGTATGCCTGAATGTCGGCTGCATTCCATCGAAAGCCCTGTTGCACAATGCAGCAGTCATCGATGAAGCCAAGCACTTGGCGGCCAACGGTATCGTATTCGGTGAGCCGACGATCGATCTGGATGCGCTACGCGCCTATAAGCAGAAAGTGGTCGGTAAATTGACCACCGGCTTGGCTGGCATGGCCAAGGCCCGCAAGGTGGAGGTTGTTCGCGGCATCGGTCGCTTCATCGATCCCCACCACCTGGAGGTTGAGCTGACGACCGGTAGCTGCCAAGACAAAACCGGTGACAAGAAAGTCATCCGTTTTGAAAAAGCCATCATTGCTGCGGGCTCTCGCGTCCTCAAGCTGCCGTTCATTCCAGAAGACCCTCGCATCATTGATTCGACCGGTGCGCTGGAACTGAAGCAGATTCCAGGGAAGATGTTGATCATTGGCGGCGGTATCATCGGCCTTGAGATGGGGACGGTCTACTCCACCCTCGGCGCACGTCTTGATGTCGTCGAAATGATGGATGGTCTGATGCAAGGCGCGGATCGTGATCTGGTCAAGGTCTGGCAGAAAGTGAACGAGCATCGCTTCGACCGCATCATGCTGAAAACCAAGACGGTTGCAGTCGAGGCGAAAACCGATGGCATCTGGGTGACCTTCGAAGGTGAGCAGGCCCCTGCCGAGCCCCAGCGCTACGATATGGTGCTGGTTGCAGCGGGCCGTGCGCCCAACGGCAAGCAGATCGGAGCTGACAATGCCGGTGTTGCGGTGACCGATCGTGGCTTCATCGAGGTGGACAAGCAGATGCGCACCAATGTCCCGCATATTTTTGCGATCGGTGATCTGGTTGGTCAACCCATGCTGGCCCATAAAGCCGTGCACGAGGCTCATGTGGCGGCAGAAAACGCCGCTGGCCACAAAGCCTTCTTCGATGCCCGCGTGATCCCCTCCGTTGCCTACACCGACCCGGAAGTTGCCTGGGTGGGCCTCACCGAGGAACAAGCCAAAGCGCAGGGTATCAAGGTAGGCAAATCGGTGTTCCCTTGGGCGGCATCAGGCCGCGCCATTGCCAACGGGCGTGATGAAGGCTTCACCAAACTGATTTTTGATGAAGCCACCCACCGCATCGTCGGCGGGGCCATCGTCGGCACCCATGCTGGCGACATGCTGGGCGAGTTGTGTCTGGCTATTGAAATGGGGTGCGATCCGACCGACATCGGCAAAACCATCCACCCCCACCCAACGCTAGGTGAATCCATCGGCAT